A genomic window from Bacillota bacterium includes:
- a CDS encoding TRAP transporter permease gives MEKERALNGPAARLAALVAIAFSLYQLSSVAYKMLPAMQHRAIHVSFALALAFLLYPASKKTRGFISPADVVFALLGVAVGAYIVVDYHNIIYRIGAPTTMDVVMGAIAIAVMMEACRRSMGPALVLVAGVFMAYALFGHFLPGPLSHKAYSLSRVIEHMYLTSEGIYGVAIYVTATFVFTFFLFGSFLNQSGGARAFIDIAFAIAGRFRGGPAKAAVVASGLMGMISGSSFANVVGTGTFTIPLMKKVGYRPEFAGGVEAAASSGGQIMPPVMGAAAFIMAEMTGIKYKDIVIYAAIPAILYYLAVFMMVDLEAARTNLRGLKPHEMPDLRQALSRGFLLLVPPAGIVYFLMAGYTEIKASYYAIILVILVSMLRRDTRLDWKKALAALESAAKGAVSLVAACAVAGLIVGTVTLTGLGLKFADLVVAVSGNNLYLALFMTMVASIVMGMGMPTAALYIILAAMVAPALERLGVPVVAAHLFIFYYGCFAAVTPPVALSSYVAAAIARADPFRTAFAGWKLASSAFIMPFIFAVYPEMLLLNGWTANTMLVLGLTVLAVVAASAGLEGYLLLPMTIPERAAILGAALVLMRPSLLTGLVGVLVSAGVVAWQVRRARRQSQPACL, from the coding sequence ATGGAGAAGGAGCGCGCGCTCAACGGACCGGCGGCAAGGCTCGCGGCGCTGGTAGCCATCGCGTTTTCCCTGTACCAGCTATCCTCGGTTGCCTACAAGATGCTTCCGGCCATGCAGCATCGCGCCATCCACGTCTCGTTTGCGCTGGCGCTGGCCTTCCTGCTCTATCCCGCCTCGAAGAAGACGCGCGGGTTCATCAGCCCGGCGGACGTGGTGTTCGCGCTGCTGGGTGTGGCAGTGGGCGCCTACATTGTCGTGGACTACCACAATATCATCTACCGTATAGGCGCGCCGACCACGATGGACGTCGTAATGGGCGCCATCGCCATCGCGGTCATGATGGAAGCCTGTCGTCGCAGCATGGGACCGGCGCTGGTATTAGTCGCGGGGGTGTTCATGGCATATGCGCTGTTCGGGCACTTCCTGCCGGGACCGCTCTCGCACAAGGCCTACAGTCTCTCGCGGGTCATCGAGCATATGTACCTCACCTCGGAGGGCATCTACGGGGTGGCTATATATGTGACGGCCACGTTTGTGTTCACGTTTTTCCTGTTCGGCTCTTTCCTCAACCAGTCCGGCGGGGCCAGGGCGTTTATCGACATTGCTTTCGCGATCGCGGGGCGGTTTCGGGGAGGCCCGGCGAAAGCCGCGGTGGTCGCCAGCGGCCTGATGGGCATGATTTCGGGGAGCTCGTTCGCCAACGTCGTGGGCACGGGCACGTTTACGATCCCCCTGATGAAAAAAGTCGGCTACCGGCCGGAATTCGCGGGCGGTGTGGAGGCGGCGGCGTCGTCCGGCGGGCAGATCATGCCCCCCGTCATGGGGGCGGCCGCGTTCATAATGGCCGAGATGACGGGGATAAAGTACAAGGATATCGTGATCTACGCGGCGATTCCGGCCATCCTGTACTACCTCGCGGTCTTCATGATGGTCGATCTCGAGGCAGCGCGCACCAACCTCAGGGGACTAAAGCCGCACGAAATGCCAGATCTGCGACAGGCTTTGAGCAGGGGTTTTCTCCTCCTGGTTCCGCCGGCAGGCATAGTCTACTTCCTCATGGCGGGATACACCGAGATCAAGGCTTCGTACTACGCGATAATACTGGTGATTCTCGTCAGCATGCTTCGCAGGGACACGAGGCTCGACTGGAAGAAGGCGCTGGCCGCCCTCGAGAGCGCCGCGAAAGGCGCCGTAAGCCTCGTCGCGGCCTGTGCCGTTGCGGGCCTCATAGTGGGCACAGTCACCCTGACCGGCCTCGGGCTCAAGTTCGCCGATCTGGTTGTGGCCGTATCGGGGAACAACCTCTATCTCGCTCTATTCATGACCATGGTGGCCTCCATCGTGATGGGAATGGGCATGCCGACGGCCGCGCTGTACATCATCCTCGCCGCCATGGTGGCGCCCGCCCTCGAAAGGCTCGGAGTGCCGGTCGTCGCGGCGCACCTGTTCATCTTCTACTACGGCTGCTTTGCGGCGGTCACGCCACCGGTGGCGCTCAGCTCCTACGTGGCGGCCGCCATAGCCAGGGCTGACCCGTTCAGGACGGCGTTCGCCGGGTGGAAGCTCGCGTCGAGTGCCTTCATAATGCCCTTCATTTTTGCCGTATATCCTGAGATGCTCCTGCTGAATGGCTGGACCGCCAACACGATGTTGGTCCTTGGCCTCACAGTCCTCGCGGTTGTCGCGGCGTCGGCAGGGCTGGAGGGGTATCTGCTGCTGCCAATGACCATACCGGAGCGTGCGGCGATCCTCGGGGCGGCGCTGGTGCTCATGCGGCCCAGCCTTCTGACCGGCCTCGTGGGGGTGTTGGTGTCCGCGGGCGTGGTCGCCTGGCAGGTGAGGCGCGCCAGGCGGCAGTCGCAACCGGCGTGCCTGTAG
- a CDS encoding NAD(P)-binding domain-containing protein, with product MNVAILGAGHGGTAMAAHLMLNGHSVRLYDKYPDVLRPIREAGFIRVTGVIGEGEYRPDLVSDSLEDAVTGAEAVMVVTPAFAHGEIAENVAPHLEDDQVIVLHPGRTGGALEFRRIIREMGCARRVYVAEAGTLLYACRKMGPTEVRVMGVKQKVRLAALPSTDTAHVLGVIGRLFPQFAGARNVLETSLMNIGAVFHPAPTLLNMGRIEETLGDFLYYHQGITRGVARIVERVDGERVDVARALGVEVVPAREWLAEAYGVGGDTLYERIQNNAAYSGVKAPGNMNVRYITEDVPTGLVPLSSLGRVAGVKTPVMDALIDLASALHDRDYRATGRNETTLGIRGLTPAGLQRFVDETAVWI from the coding sequence ATGAACGTGGCGATACTGGGCGCCGGTCACGGCGGGACGGCGATGGCCGCTCATCTCATGCTCAACGGCCATTCCGTCAGATTGTACGATAAGTACCCCGATGTCCTCCGGCCGATTCGCGAAGCGGGCTTCATCAGGGTGACGGGGGTCATTGGCGAGGGTGAATACCGGCCGGATCTCGTGTCCGACTCGCTGGAGGACGCAGTGACGGGCGCGGAAGCGGTCATGGTTGTGACCCCCGCCTTCGCGCACGGTGAAATTGCGGAGAACGTCGCCCCCCATCTCGAGGATGACCAGGTGATAGTGCTTCACCCCGGACGGACGGGTGGGGCCCTGGAATTCCGGCGGATCATCCGTGAGATGGGGTGCGCGAGGCGGGTGTACGTTGCCGAGGCGGGCACGCTCCTCTATGCGTGCAGGAAGATGGGGCCCACTGAAGTGAGGGTGATGGGGGTGAAGCAGAAAGTCAGGCTCGCGGCCCTGCCTTCGACGGATACTGCTCACGTGCTCGGGGTTATCGGCCGGCTCTTCCCACAATTCGCCGGGGCCAGGAATGTCCTGGAGACCAGCCTCATGAACATCGGCGCCGTGTTCCACCCCGCGCCGACCCTTCTGAACATGGGAAGGATAGAGGAGACACTGGGGGATTTCCTCTACTACCATCAGGGGATCACCAGGGGGGTGGCCCGCATCGTAGAGCGGGTCGACGGGGAGAGGGTTGACGTGGCCCGGGCGCTCGGGGTCGAGGTCGTCCCCGCGCGTGAGTGGCTTGCCGAGGCCTACGGGGTCGGCGGCGACACCCTGTACGAACGCATCCAGAACAACGCGGCCTACTCCGGTGTAAAGGCCCCCGGCAACATGAATGTCAGGTATATCACCGAGGATGTGCCAACGGGCCTGGTGCCCCTATCTTCGCTGGGACGCGTTGCCGGCGTGAAGACGCCGGTCATGGACGCGCTGATCGACCTGGCGTCGGCACTTCACGACAGGGACTACAGAGCCACCGGTCGAAATGAAACCACACTGGGCATTAGAGGGCTGACGCCGGCGGGTCTACAGAGGTTCGTCGACGAGACCGCGGTGTGGATCTGA
- a CDS encoding transporter substrate-binding domain-containing protein, with the protein MRCAGLRLICGKKGGGRVATRAARWFAATALALLLTLVCPHGASAAPPVPGRTVKLGANKHLPPYEFLNEYDMFKGFNVDLINALAIETNQDIEVYPMSWALARISLNRGYVDGLQGLARTPAEASLFDFTDPYLTVQGRIVVRRESSNIVDVEDLKSRRVAVEKDSAAHEALSRYNAIELVLLNSQVEAVEALLSGEVDAAVAYDVAARYVAEKWRKADEIKITGEPVFDLPYCIALVKGNSHLVDSLNRGLRSLKRKGIYDRIYEKWFGRPVDVSGYWSRRYLYPAVYALGALALVALGSLSWNYVLNREVRNRTLKLKEINTQLEEQRKAVAESDAFKEQILNSVGSGIVTLDRAGRIVAMNEAAACYLFPLNGGKAPDGVPGSRYDETPLATFVERASIDDCMNISRAISGVDREITLPDGRRLFFSINAYPLVNVDGEADGAIVVFTDDTERRRLQEQVHRQNKLQALGQMLAGAAHEIKNPLSCIKNFTDLLPRKFDVPSFRDEFLHHVPAEVARLDRIVCDLLDFARPRAPAPEIFRVRSLVESVLASCRKALERRDARVDVTVGEETVFADLDQMKQVMINVLLNSAEWIRERGRVVITSWVEDDVTVIKVTDDGRGIPEEALRDVFNPFFTLRQGGTGLGLTLSHQYVSDNGGSIDIESIRGSGTSVVLRLPSTPGPQGGSTA; encoded by the coding sequence ATGCGTTGTGCTGGACTGCGGTTGATATGCGGCAAGAAAGGCGGCGGCCGGGTGGCGACCAGGGCTGCTCGCTGGTTCGCCGCGACGGCTCTGGCTCTACTGCTGACACTGGTCTGCCCCCACGGGGCCAGCGCCGCTCCACCGGTTCCCGGGCGTACCGTCAAACTGGGTGCGAACAAGCACCTGCCACCGTACGAATTCCTCAACGAGTACGACATGTTCAAAGGCTTCAACGTGGACCTCATCAACGCCCTCGCCATAGAGACAAACCAGGACATCGAGGTGTACCCGATGTCCTGGGCGCTGGCACGGATATCCCTGAACAGAGGGTACGTGGACGGCTTGCAGGGGCTGGCGCGAACGCCTGCAGAAGCGAGCCTGTTCGACTTCACTGACCCGTACCTTACGGTCCAGGGCAGGATCGTCGTCCGGCGGGAATCGTCGAACATCGTCGACGTGGAGGATCTGAAGAGCCGGAGGGTGGCCGTAGAAAAGGACAGCGCCGCCCATGAGGCGCTGAGCAGGTATAACGCTATTGAACTCGTGCTATTGAACAGCCAGGTGGAAGCGGTAGAAGCGCTGCTCAGCGGCGAAGTAGACGCCGCCGTAGCGTATGACGTCGCGGCCCGGTACGTTGCGGAGAAATGGCGAAAGGCCGATGAAATCAAGATAACGGGTGAGCCGGTGTTCGATCTGCCGTATTGCATAGCCCTGGTGAAGGGGAACTCTCATCTCGTCGACTCCCTTAATCGCGGTCTCCGTTCGTTGAAAAGGAAGGGGATCTACGACCGGATATACGAAAAATGGTTTGGGCGCCCCGTGGACGTCAGCGGGTACTGGTCGCGGCGGTACCTGTACCCTGCCGTTTATGCGCTTGGGGCCCTTGCTCTGGTAGCCCTCGGTTCGCTCAGCTGGAACTACGTGCTGAACCGCGAAGTCAGGAACCGTACTCTCAAATTGAAAGAGATCAACACCCAGCTGGAGGAGCAGCGCAAGGCTGTCGCGGAAAGCGATGCTTTCAAGGAACAGATCCTCAACAGCGTGGGCAGCGGTATAGTCACCCTCGACAGAGCCGGGCGGATCGTGGCGATGAACGAGGCGGCCGCATGCTACCTCTTCCCGTTGAATGGAGGGAAGGCGCCCGATGGAGTTCCGGGATCCCGCTACGATGAGACCCCTCTGGCCACGTTCGTGGAACGCGCATCCATCGATGATTGTATGAATATTTCGCGCGCCATATCCGGGGTGGACAGGGAGATCACGCTGCCCGACGGGCGACGGTTGTTTTTCAGTATCAACGCCTATCCACTCGTCAATGTCGACGGAGAAGCGGACGGAGCGATCGTTGTCTTCACCGACGACACCGAGAGAAGACGACTCCAGGAACAGGTACACAGGCAGAACAAGCTGCAAGCCCTCGGCCAGATGCTGGCAGGGGCTGCGCATGAAATAAAGAACCCCTTGAGCTGCATCAAGAATTTCACGGACCTTCTTCCCAGGAAATTCGATGTGCCGTCATTCCGCGATGAATTCCTGCACCACGTCCCCGCAGAAGTGGCCAGGCTGGATCGCATTGTCTGTGACCTCCTCGATTTCGCGCGGCCCAGGGCGCCCGCACCGGAGATATTCCGCGTCCGGTCGCTGGTGGAATCGGTCCTGGCGTCGTGCCGCAAGGCGCTCGAACGGAGGGACGCGCGGGTCGACGTGACCGTGGGGGAGGAAACGGTGTTTGCAGACCTTGACCAGATGAAGCAGGTAATGATCAACGTGCTCCTCAACTCCGCGGAGTGGATCCGGGAGCGGGGGAGGGTTGTAATCACCTCCTGGGTGGAGGACGATGTCACCGTCATCAAGGTAACCGATGATGGAAGGGGAATACCGGAAGAAGCCCTGCGGGACGTGTTTAACCCGTTTTTTACGCTCCGGCAGGGGGGGACAGGCCTCGGCCTCACCCTAAGCCACCAGTACGTCAGCGACAACGGTGGCTCCATAGACATCGAGAGCATTCGCGGGAGTGGAACCAGCGTGGTGCTGCGACTACCATCCACCCCGGGACCGCAGGGAGGATCGACCGCATGA
- a CDS encoding sigma-54-dependent Fis family transcriptional regulator, with the protein MNRRKILILDDEPGICSSLKFHFEDEYTVFQTQDPAECLDILREHEIDVLLLDLMLGDTHGHQVLREARRMFPDLIVIIMTAYGTIPSTVESMKAGAFSYLTKPVDLDELGVLVKKGLEYADLHRSIKSIGDDLYAKYAQMGIVGRSRAMEQVMALIEKVRDIDSSILVTGESGTGKELVARAIHYGGKRRGGRFEAVNCAAIPRDLIESELFGYEKGAFTGAVQSKPGRFMLANGGTLFLDEISELDLLVQSKLLRALQEKEISPLGSTSTHRVDVRIIAATNKKLASLVKASQFRDDLFYRLNVINIDLPPLRERCDDLPILVSHFIRKQARLLGKRVTGIEAQAYAILQGYSFPGNVRELENIIERAVALAEKDTIRVQDLPDHLYEYDRLRFGNHLLRVSLGEPLHEVERRVIMATLERLNGSRKEACRMLGISERGLRNKLARYRVMRALDASGNRVHRALVGCEPDGVAGNRGGTRAPGKYE; encoded by the coding sequence ATGAACCGGAGGAAAATCCTCATCCTCGACGATGAACCGGGCATCTGTTCTTCCTTGAAGTTCCATTTCGAAGACGAATACACCGTCTTCCAGACGCAGGACCCGGCGGAGTGCCTCGATATCCTGCGAGAGCATGAGATCGATGTGCTGCTCCTCGACCTCATGCTCGGTGATACGCACGGTCACCAGGTACTGCGGGAAGCCAGGCGTATGTTCCCCGACCTGATAGTGATAATCATGACCGCATACGGCACCATTCCATCCACAGTGGAGAGCATGAAGGCAGGGGCGTTTTCGTACCTGACGAAGCCCGTGGACCTGGATGAGCTGGGCGTTCTGGTGAAGAAGGGCCTCGAGTACGCCGACCTCCACAGGAGCATCAAATCCATCGGCGACGACCTGTATGCGAAATATGCGCAAATGGGGATCGTGGGAAGGAGCCGCGCCATGGAGCAGGTCATGGCGCTCATAGAGAAAGTCAGAGACATCGATAGCAGCATCCTCGTTACCGGTGAGAGCGGCACCGGAAAGGAGCTCGTGGCGCGCGCGATCCACTACGGGGGCAAAAGGCGCGGCGGCAGGTTCGAAGCGGTCAACTGCGCCGCAATACCCAGGGACCTCATCGAAAGCGAGTTGTTCGGGTACGAAAAAGGCGCCTTCACGGGCGCCGTCCAGAGTAAACCGGGGCGCTTCATGCTGGCGAACGGCGGCACGCTTTTTCTCGATGAGATAAGCGAGCTCGACCTCCTGGTCCAGTCGAAACTGCTCCGGGCACTCCAGGAAAAGGAGATTTCACCCCTGGGATCCACGAGTACACACCGCGTGGACGTCAGGATCATAGCCGCAACTAACAAGAAACTGGCAAGCCTGGTGAAGGCATCCCAGTTCAGGGACGACCTCTTTTACAGGCTGAATGTGATCAACATCGACCTGCCGCCATTGAGGGAGCGTTGTGACGACCTGCCCATTCTCGTGAGCCACTTTATCAGGAAGCAGGCCAGGCTTTTAGGGAAGCGCGTGACCGGAATCGAAGCCCAGGCCTACGCGATTCTGCAGGGGTATTCGTTCCCCGGGAACGTCAGGGAGCTCGAAAACATCATCGAGCGGGCTGTGGCCCTGGCGGAGAAGGATACAATCCGCGTGCAGGACCTCCCGGATCACCTGTACGAGTACGACCGGCTCAGGTTCGGCAACCATCTTCTCAGGGTGTCGCTCGGTGAGCCACTGCACGAGGTAGAGCGAAGGGTCATCATGGCGACGCTCGAGAGACTGAACGGCAGCAGGAAGGAAGCATGTCGCATGCTTGGTATCAGTGAGAGGGGACTGCGGAACAAGCTGGCGAGGTACAGAGTGATGCGAGCGCTCGACGCCAGTGGAAACCGCGTACAC